One stretch of Streptomyces sp. A2-16 DNA includes these proteins:
- a CDS encoding GNAT family N-acetyltransferase: MSAPADIDVRPITEAEYPEWLRAVHAGFLREPAVSEAELDARRSQFEPGRFVGAFDGDRCVATFRSFAQEVTAVGGQPVAADGITAVTVTATHRRRGLLTRMMRQDLAEAKERGDVVATLIAAEYRIYGRYGFGPATTAAEWTVDVPRTGLDPRGPGLSDGGRIDLVDPEDVRKLGPELHDRVRRATPGAVSRGDWLWQLKTGAVRVDPKWTEPFFAVYRAGDGTVEGLLAYEVDDKWGDAKQPLNTASVRSMFASTPSAERALWHYLCSIDWVNQVRSGPRAPDDLLPHLLPDPRAARITTQADWLWVRILDVVRALEARTYDGEGALVLEVVDAAGLAGGRYRLEASPEGASCTTTSASPDLTLDVRELAALWLGDESVERLAALGRVREERAGAGRGADALLRTSRRPWCPDMF, translated from the coding sequence ATGAGCGCCCCAGCCGACATAGACGTCCGTCCGATCACCGAGGCCGAGTATCCCGAGTGGCTGCGGGCGGTGCATGCCGGGTTCCTGCGGGAGCCGGCCGTGAGCGAGGCGGAGCTGGATGCACGACGGAGTCAGTTCGAGCCGGGGCGCTTCGTCGGGGCCTTCGACGGGGACCGCTGCGTGGCGACCTTCCGGTCCTTCGCACAGGAGGTGACGGCGGTCGGCGGTCAGCCCGTGGCCGCCGACGGGATCACCGCCGTCACCGTGACCGCCACCCACCGCCGGCGCGGTCTGCTCACCCGGATGATGCGGCAGGACCTCGCGGAGGCGAAGGAGCGCGGCGACGTCGTGGCCACGCTGATCGCCGCCGAGTACCGGATCTACGGCCGCTACGGCTTCGGCCCCGCGACCACCGCCGCCGAGTGGACCGTCGACGTCCCGCGCACCGGCCTCGACCCCCGCGGCCCGGGCCTGTCCGACGGCGGCCGTATCGACCTGGTGGACCCCGAGGACGTACGCAAGCTCGGCCCCGAACTGCACGACCGGGTCCGCCGCGCCACGCCGGGCGCCGTGAGCCGCGGTGATTGGCTGTGGCAGCTCAAGACGGGCGCCGTACGCGTCGACCCGAAGTGGACCGAACCGTTCTTCGCGGTGTACCGGGCGGGCGACGGCACCGTCGAGGGCCTGCTGGCGTACGAGGTCGACGACAAGTGGGGCGACGCAAAGCAGCCGCTGAACACGGCGAGCGTACGGTCGATGTTCGCCTCCACCCCGTCCGCCGAGCGCGCCCTGTGGCACTACCTCTGCTCGATCGACTGGGTCAACCAGGTCAGGAGCGGCCCCCGCGCCCCCGACGACCTGCTCCCGCACCTCCTGCCGGACCCGCGCGCCGCCCGGATCACCACCCAGGCCGACTGGCTGTGGGTGCGGATCCTGGATGTCGTACGGGCCCTGGAGGCGCGGACGTACGACGGCGAGGGTGCCCTGGTGCTGGAGGTGGTGGACGCCGCAGGACTGGCCGGCGGCCGCTACCGGCTGGAGGCCTCACCCGAGGGCGCCTCCTGTACGACGACCTCCGCGAGCCCCGATCTCACGCTGGACGTGCGCGAGTTGGCGGCGCTGTGGCTCGGTGACGAGTCGGTGGAGCGGCTCGCGGCGCTGGGGCGGGTGCGGGAAGAACGAGCGGGCGCCGGCCGGGGGGCCGACGCCCTGCTGCGGACGTCCAGGCGACCTTGGTGCCCGGACATGTTCTGA
- a CDS encoding aerial mycelium formation protein, with translation MSTPSTGRLDSRRPPAQRTDSPLLPPEPPEHDLGVLSLPELRTLRRDAQRDEADLSYVRRLLQGRIDILRAELARRSPTGSLPDRLPEASVVERLPEILTDAPARHRSSARHVTLGTPQSEEYRLLAAEMLAEVELSDLSARTDLELSTAMGRLVRYEQQVSGRRQRLQRTADESSGEIARRYREGEAQVEDLLT, from the coding sequence ATGAGCACACCGAGTACCGGGCGGCTGGACAGTCGGCGGCCGCCCGCACAGCGAACGGACAGCCCCCTGCTGCCCCCGGAGCCGCCCGAGCACGATCTCGGCGTCCTGAGCCTGCCCGAACTGCGCACCCTGCGCCGGGACGCCCAGCGCGACGAGGCGGATCTCAGCTATGTCCGACGGCTGTTGCAGGGCCGTATCGACATCCTCCGCGCGGAACTGGCCCGCCGGTCCCCGACGGGCTCGCTGCCGGACCGGCTCCCGGAGGCCTCGGTGGTCGAGCGGCTCCCGGAGATCCTCACCGACGCCCCGGCCCGCCACCGCTCCTCGGCCCGCCATGTCACGCTGGGCACCCCGCAGAGCGAGGAGTACCGGCTGCTGGCCGCCGAGATGCTCGCCGAGGTCGAACTCTCGGACCTCTCCGCGCGGACCGACCTGGAACTGAGCACCGCGATGGGCCGCCTCGTGCGGTACGAGCAGCAGGTGTCGGGCCGCCGCCAGCGCCTGCAGCGGACGGCGGACGAGTCCAGCGGGGAGATCGCACGGCGGTACCGGGAGGGGGAGGCACAGGTGGAGGACCTGCTGACCTAG
- the dtd gene encoding D-aminoacyl-tRNA deacylase, whose product MRAVVQRVDGASVVVDGETVGEISGEGLCVLVGVTHEDTKEKAAQLARKLWSVRMLHDEKSCSDIDAPLLVISQFTLYGDARKGRRPTWNAAAPGDIAEPLVDEVVAQLRALGATVATGRFGARMRVSLTNDGPFTVLLEM is encoded by the coding sequence ATGCGTGCAGTGGTGCAGAGGGTGGACGGCGCGAGCGTCGTCGTCGACGGTGAGACGGTCGGGGAGATCAGCGGCGAGGGCCTGTGCGTCCTCGTCGGGGTCACCCACGAGGACACCAAGGAGAAGGCGGCCCAACTCGCCCGCAAACTCTGGTCGGTGCGGATGCTGCACGACGAGAAGTCGTGCAGTGACATCGACGCCCCGCTGCTCGTGATCAGCCAGTTCACCCTGTACGGCGACGCCCGCAAGGGCCGCCGCCCCACCTGGAACGCCGCCGCCCCCGGCGACATCGCCGAGCCCCTCGTCGACGAGGTCGTCGCTCAGCTCCGCGCCCTGGGCGCGACGGTGGCCACCGGCCGCTTCGGCGCACGGATGCGGGTGTCCCTGACGAACGACGGCCCGTTCACGGTCCTGCTGGAGATGTGA
- a CDS encoding helix-turn-helix transcriptional regulator, which translates to MTPEEEFAEALRLRRKAAGLSLGGLSRLVNYSKSYLSRVENGSRTAGPALARECDTALHAEGELLGLLPDRTAAPEGPRRSGRSGQSGQRRSGPVPGARARRAAPDGTDGGGVAGASAASVASGGTAVSAGSASGPAAGPGSAGALTAFNTFGAEFDQLIRRGDARHLLGDMYEAGRLYLAAYRAAEGDDLARAYAIVRCARRWSDPGQVDRDLIARIDECLRMLAGREDLTAVELRLRLTAHRAKKLTMGVGDDTAVPGAEPGTSVDRARGALRELRGRLPGITAETHCEVLTECRWALYDFAPAGELLALSTELRDVATRSRSMYFIGEALVALAIDQLRVGRVTAADATVRRHREHAAHRHSTLARWQQGTLDALMNLWQGEFAAAEEWILGESRTIAEAMEENLSVPADTLSQTCLGQAYWLRHEQGRMADLFGSPLMTGVRRRDYFPVWRAGLALALCETGRHEQAADQVLAFAADTGGFTGFPPNGWALPTAAVLAQACAELAARDVRVEEWLPYVPPLRALLDAHPGDLVLAGWPTVLLGPAARFSGLLALVAGEPETALGHLRRAVRPAQHSPAQMARLRLDEARARSSSRSPAVRAKAGDLARTALTTAEELGMAAVARDCREFLRVSPVRP; encoded by the coding sequence ATGACACCGGAAGAGGAATTCGCCGAGGCCCTGCGCCTGCGCAGAAAGGCGGCGGGGCTCTCGCTCGGCGGCCTGTCACGCCTCGTCAACTACAGCAAGAGCTATCTGAGCAGGGTGGAGAACGGCAGCCGGACGGCCGGCCCGGCCCTGGCCCGCGAGTGCGACACGGCCCTGCACGCGGAGGGGGAGCTGCTGGGCCTCCTGCCCGACCGGACGGCGGCACCCGAGGGGCCCCGGCGGTCCGGACGGTCCGGGCAGTCCGGACAACGGCGGAGCGGTCCCGTCCCCGGGGCACGGGCCCGGCGAGCCGCCCCCGACGGAACCGACGGGGGCGGGGTCGCGGGCGCTTCAGCAGCCTCGGTTGCCTCGGGCGGCACGGCCGTCTCGGCCGGCTCGGCTTCAGGCCCGGCTGCCGGCCCGGGTTCCGCAGGCGCTCTCACCGCCTTCAACACCTTCGGCGCCGAGTTCGACCAGCTGATCCGGCGCGGTGACGCCCGCCATCTCCTCGGCGACATGTACGAGGCGGGGCGTCTCTACCTCGCGGCCTACCGGGCCGCCGAGGGCGACGACCTGGCGCGGGCCTACGCGATCGTCCGCTGCGCCCGCCGCTGGTCCGACCCCGGCCAGGTCGACCGGGACCTCATCGCACGGATCGACGAATGCCTGAGGATGCTGGCCGGCCGCGAGGACCTCACGGCGGTGGAGCTGCGGCTGCGCCTGACCGCGCACCGCGCGAAGAAGCTCACCATGGGCGTCGGCGACGACACCGCCGTCCCCGGCGCCGAGCCCGGCACCAGCGTCGACCGCGCCCGGGGAGCGCTGCGCGAACTGCGGGGCCGCCTGCCGGGCATCACCGCGGAGACCCACTGCGAGGTGCTCACCGAATGCCGCTGGGCCCTCTACGACTTCGCCCCCGCCGGTGAACTCCTCGCGCTGTCCACCGAGTTGCGGGACGTCGCCACCCGCTCCCGCTCGATGTACTTCATCGGCGAGGCCCTCGTCGCCCTCGCCATCGACCAGTTACGCGTGGGCCGCGTGACCGCCGCGGACGCGACCGTACGACGCCACCGCGAGCACGCGGCCCACCGGCACAGCACCCTCGCCCGCTGGCAACAGGGCACGCTGGACGCCCTGATGAACCTGTGGCAGGGCGAGTTCGCCGCCGCCGAGGAGTGGATCCTCGGCGAGTCCAGGACGATCGCCGAGGCCATGGAGGAGAACCTGTCGGTACCCGCCGACACCCTGAGCCAGACCTGTCTGGGCCAGGCCTACTGGCTGCGCCACGAACAGGGCCGGATGGCCGACCTGTTCGGCTCCCCGCTCATGACCGGCGTCCGGCGCCGCGACTACTTCCCGGTGTGGCGGGCGGGCCTGGCACTCGCCCTGTGCGAGACCGGCCGCCACGAGCAGGCGGCCGACCAGGTGCTCGCCTTCGCCGCGGACACCGGCGGCTTCACCGGGTTCCCGCCGAACGGCTGGGCGCTGCCCACGGCCGCTGTACTCGCCCAGGCCTGCGCCGAGTTGGCCGCACGGGACGTACGCGTCGAGGAATGGCTGCCGTACGTCCCACCCCTGCGCGCCCTCCTCGACGCGCACCCCGGCGACCTGGTCCTCGCCGGCTGGCCGACCGTCCTGCTGGGCCCCGCGGCGCGCTTCAGCGGACTGCTGGCGCTGGTCGCGGGGGAGCCGGAGACCGCGCTCGGGCATCTGCGCCGGGCGGTGCGGCCGGCCCAGCACTCGCCGGCCCAGATGGCCCGGCTGCGCCTGGACGAGGCCCGCGCACGGTCGAGCTCGCGCAGTCCCGCGGTGCGGGCCAAAGCCGGTGACCTGGCCCGCACCGCGCTCACCACGGCCGAGGAACTCGGTATGGCCGCCGTGGCCCGGGACTGCCGGGAGTTCCTGCGCGTTTCGCCGGTCCGACCGTGA
- a CDS encoding folate-binding protein YgfZ gives MKSPLLSLPGAVPAEGVDEGVAAHYGDLFREQRALADGIGFVDLSHRGVISVTGDDRLSWLHLLLTQHVSDLPEGQATEALILSAHGHIEHALYLVDDGTTVWAHVEPDTQGALIAYLESMKFFYRVDVADRTDEFAIVHLPAGSIAEVPEGVVVRETPYGRDLFLPRADLESYAEKSGPAAGLLAYEALRVEHHRPRLGFETDHRTIPHELGWIGTAVHLQKGCYRGQETVARVQNLGKPPRRLVFLHLDGSEVHLPPAGTDIRLADEGPDGRKIGFVTTSVRHHELGPVALALIKRNVPLDARLVADTTAAAQEVVVEP, from the coding sequence ATGAAGAGCCCTCTGCTGTCCCTGCCCGGCGCCGTCCCCGCCGAGGGCGTGGACGAAGGCGTAGCCGCGCACTACGGCGATCTGTTCCGCGAACAGCGCGCCCTCGCCGACGGCATCGGCTTCGTCGACCTCTCGCACCGCGGGGTGATCTCCGTCACCGGCGACGACCGCCTCAGCTGGCTGCACCTGCTGCTCACCCAGCACGTCAGCGACCTGCCGGAGGGGCAGGCCACCGAGGCCCTCATCCTCTCCGCGCACGGCCACATCGAGCACGCCCTGTATCTCGTCGACGACGGCACGACCGTCTGGGCGCACGTCGAACCCGACACCCAGGGCGCGCTGATCGCCTACCTGGAGTCGATGAAGTTCTTCTACCGGGTCGATGTCGCCGACCGCACCGACGAGTTCGCGATCGTCCACCTCCCCGCCGGTTCCATCGCCGAGGTGCCGGAGGGGGTCGTCGTACGCGAGACGCCGTACGGCCGCGATCTGTTCCTGCCGCGCGCGGACCTGGAGTCGTACGCCGAGAAGTCCGGGCCCGCGGCCGGTCTGCTCGCCTACGAGGCGCTGCGCGTCGAGCACCACCGCCCCCGTCTCGGCTTCGAGACCGACCACCGCACCATCCCGCACGAGTTGGGCTGGATCGGTACGGCCGTGCACCTGCAGAAGGGCTGCTACCGGGGGCAGGAGACCGTCGCCCGGGTGCAGAACCTGGGCAAGCCCCCGCGGCGTCTGGTCTTCCTGCACCTGGACGGCAGCGAGGTGCACCTGCCGCCCGCCGGCACCGACATCCGGCTGGCGGACGAGGGGCCCGACGGCCGCAAGATCGGTTTCGTGACGACGTCCGTACGGCACCACGAACTCGGCCCGGTCGCCCTCGCCCTGATCAAGCGGAACGTACCCCTGGACGCGCGGCTCGTCGCCGACACTACGGCCGCGGCGCAGGAAGTCGTCGTGGAGCCGTAG
- a CDS encoding transcriptional repressor, giving the protein MVSTDWKSDLRQRGYRLTPQRQLVLEAVDTLEHATPDDILTEVKKTASGVNISTVYRTLELLEELGLVSHAHLGHGAPTYHLADRHHHIHLVCRDCENVIEADIKVAAEFTAKLRDTFGFETDMKHFAIFGRCKDCSLKASTTES; this is encoded by the coding sequence GTGGTGAGCACCGACTGGAAGAGCGACCTCAGGCAGCGCGGCTACCGGCTGACGCCGCAGCGCCAGCTTGTCCTCGAAGCCGTGGACACCCTGGAGCACGCGACCCCCGACGACATCCTCACGGAAGTGAAGAAGACGGCGTCGGGGGTCAACATTTCCACGGTGTACCGGACCCTGGAGCTCCTGGAGGAGCTCGGTCTGGTCAGCCACGCCCACCTCGGGCACGGGGCGCCGACGTACCACCTCGCCGACCGCCATCACCACATCCACCTGGTCTGCCGCGACTGCGAGAACGTCATCGAGGCCGACATCAAGGTGGCCGCCGAGTTCACGGCCAAGCTGCGCGACACCTTCGGCTTCGAGACCGACATGAAGCACTTCGCGATCTTCGGCCGCTGCAAGGACTGTTCTCTCAAGGCTTCAACTACCGAGTCGTAG
- a CDS encoding FABP family protein: MIEIPSDLHKGLVPLAFLLGNWAGAGVHDFPGSEKCNFGQEVTFSHDGRDFLEYHSHTWVLDNDGNKVRPLETEHGFWRIDADRKVEVTMVRDDGVVEIWYGEMADQKPQIDLVTDAVARTAASGPYSGGKRLYGYVKSDLMWVGEKQTPEVELRPYMSAHLKKVVTPEDVERWAKALPDDMPDDGIAFFK; encoded by the coding sequence ATGATCGAGATCCCGTCCGACCTCCACAAGGGCCTCGTCCCGCTCGCCTTCCTGCTCGGCAACTGGGCCGGCGCGGGCGTGCACGACTTCCCGGGCTCGGAGAAGTGCAACTTCGGCCAGGAGGTGACCTTCAGCCACGACGGCCGGGACTTCCTGGAGTACCACTCCCACACCTGGGTCCTGGACAACGACGGCAACAAGGTCCGCCCGCTGGAGACCGAGCACGGCTTCTGGCGCATCGACGCCGACCGCAAGGTCGAGGTGACGATGGTCCGCGACGACGGAGTCGTCGAGATCTGGTACGGCGAGATGGCCGACCAGAAGCCGCAGATCGACCTGGTGACCGACGCCGTCGCGCGTACGGCCGCCTCGGGCCCGTACAGCGGCGGCAAGCGGCTCTACGGCTACGTCAAGAGCGACCTCATGTGGGTCGGCGAGAAGCAGACCCCCGAGGTCGAGCTGCGCCCCTACATGTCGGCCCACCTGAAGAAGGTCGTCACCCCGGAAGACGTCGAACGCTGGGCCAAGGCCCTCCCGGACGACATGCCGGACGACGGCATCGCCTTCTTCAAGTAG
- a CDS encoding DsrE family protein produces the protein MAKKLVIKVTAGADAPERCSQAFTVAAVAVASGVDVSLWLTGESAWFALPGRAAEFELPHAAPLPDLLDSILAGGRLTLCTQCAARRDITEKDVIEGVRIAGAQVFVQEALADGTQALVY, from the coding sequence ATGGCGAAGAAGCTCGTGATCAAGGTGACCGCCGGGGCCGACGCACCCGAGCGGTGCTCACAGGCGTTCACCGTGGCGGCGGTGGCCGTGGCCAGTGGGGTGGACGTGTCGCTGTGGCTGACCGGGGAGTCGGCGTGGTTCGCGCTGCCGGGACGGGCCGCGGAGTTCGAGCTGCCGCACGCGGCGCCGCTGCCCGACCTGCTGGACTCGATCCTCGCGGGCGGGCGGCTCACCCTGTGCACGCAGTGTGCGGCCCGCCGGGACATCACGGAGAAGGACGTCATCGAGGGCGTACGGATCGCGGGGGCGCAGGTGTTCGTCCAGGAGGCGCTGGCCGACGGGACGCAGGCGCTCGTCTACTGA
- a CDS encoding DUF2993 domain-containing protein, with the protein MRALRILLIITVILGGLFVAADRLAVHFAEGEVADRLKTQEGLTTTPSVDIKGFPFLTQVAGGELDDVEVGMKDYDADTGTSGGTIRIDDLNAAMKGVAFSGDYSSATASTAAGSATIAYDQLLKAAKSQEAQLPLGVTARVTGLSDGGNGKIKVDIEISALKEPVSVLSTVSVVDGDTVRVHADSIPSFGSLTLADSDFRSIADFDQKIEGLPGGIKLDRVEAGANGVEIAVKGSDVKLAG; encoded by the coding sequence ATGCGCGCCCTGCGAATACTTCTGATCATCACCGTGATTCTCGGTGGGCTGTTCGTCGCCGCCGACCGTCTGGCGGTCCACTTCGCGGAGGGCGAGGTCGCGGACCGGCTGAAGACGCAGGAGGGGCTGACCACGACGCCGAGCGTGGACATCAAGGGGTTCCCGTTCCTGACCCAGGTGGCCGGCGGTGAGCTCGACGACGTCGAGGTCGGGATGAAGGACTACGACGCGGACACCGGGACCAGCGGGGGCACGATCCGCATCGACGACCTGAACGCCGCCATGAAGGGCGTCGCCTTCTCCGGCGACTACAGCTCCGCCACCGCCAGCACGGCCGCCGGGAGCGCGACCATCGCCTACGACCAGCTGCTGAAGGCGGCCAAGTCCCAGGAGGCCCAACTCCCGTTGGGCGTCACCGCCAGGGTCACGGGCCTCTCCGACGGCGGGAACGGCAAGATCAAGGTCGACATCGAGATCAGCGCCCTGAAGGAGCCCGTCTCCGTGCTCAGCACGGTCAGCGTCGTGGACGGCGACACGGTGCGGGTGCACGCCGACTCGATCCCCAGCTTCGGCAGCCTCACCCTCGCCGATTCCGACTTCCGTTCGATCGCCGACTTCGACCAGAAGATCGAGGGTCTGCCGGGCGGTATCAAGCTCGACCGGGTCGAAGCAGGTGCGAACGGTGTGGAGATCGCGGTGAAGGGTTCGGACGTCAAGCTCGCCGGGTAG
- a CDS encoding sulfurtransferase, which produces MSRSDVLVDADWVEANLDNPNIAIVEVDEDTSAYEKNHIRNAIRIDWTKDLQDPVRRDFVDQEGFEKLLSAKGIANDTLVILYGGNNNWFASYAYWYFKLYGHENVKLLDGGRKKWELDARELVEDVPERPTTDYKAKAQNTAIRAFRDDVVAAIGSQNLVDVRSPDEFSGKLLAPAHLPQEQSQRPGHVPSARNIPWSKNANDDGTFKSDEELKELYAEEQVDLAKDTIAYCRIGERSALTWFVLHELLGVENVKNYDGSWTEYGSLVGVPIELGANK; this is translated from the coding sequence ATGAGCCGCAGCGACGTCCTGGTCGACGCCGACTGGGTCGAGGCCAACCTCGACAACCCGAACATCGCGATCGTGGAGGTGGACGAGGACACGTCCGCCTACGAGAAGAACCACATCCGCAATGCCATTCGGATCGACTGGACCAAGGACCTTCAGGACCCGGTCCGCCGTGACTTCGTCGACCAGGAGGGCTTCGAGAAGCTCCTCTCGGCGAAGGGCATCGCCAACGACACCCTGGTGATCCTCTACGGCGGCAACAACAACTGGTTCGCGTCCTACGCCTACTGGTACTTCAAGCTGTACGGCCACGAGAACGTCAAGCTGCTCGACGGCGGCCGCAAGAAGTGGGAGCTGGACGCCCGCGAGCTGGTCGAGGACGTGCCCGAGCGCCCGACGACCGACTACAAGGCCAAGGCCCAGAACACGGCCATCCGCGCCTTCCGCGACGACGTGGTGGCGGCCATCGGTTCGCAGAACCTGGTCGACGTGCGCTCCCCCGACGAGTTCTCCGGCAAGCTGCTCGCCCCGGCCCACCTGCCGCAGGAGCAGTCCCAGCGTCCCGGTCACGTCCCGTCCGCGCGCAACATCCCGTGGTCGAAGAACGCCAACGACGACGGCACCTTCAAGTCGGACGAGGAGCTCAAGGAGCTCTACGCCGAGGAGCAGGTCGACCTCGCCAAGGACACCATCGCGTACTGCCGTATCGGTGAGCGCTCGGCCCTGACCTGGTTCGTGCTGCACGAGCTGCTCGGTGTCGAGAACGTCAAGAACTACGACGGTTCCTGGACCGAGTACGGCTCCCTGGTCGGCGTTCCGATCGAGCTCGGCGCCAACAAGTAA
- a CDS encoding DUF1416 domain-containing protein: MCGAKAGGPDASTIKPGETTIQGQVTRDGEPVVGYVRLLDSTGEFTAEVPTSATGQFRFYAAEGTWTVRALVPGATADRTVVAQQGGLAEVAIAV; this comes from the coding sequence ATGTGTGGAGCGAAGGCCGGCGGCCCCGACGCCTCGACGATCAAGCCCGGTGAGACCACGATCCAGGGCCAGGTGACGCGTGACGGCGAGCCTGTCGTGGGCTACGTCCGCCTCCTGGACTCGACCGGCGAGTTCACGGCGGAGGTCCCCACCTCCGCGACGGGCCAGTTCCGCTTCTACGCGGCCGAGGGCACCTGGACCGTCCGCGCCCTGGTTCCGGGCGCCACCGCCGACCGCACGGTCGTCGCCCAGCAGGGCGGACTGGCGGAGGTCGCGATCGCGGTCTGA
- a CDS encoding DUF3099 domain-containing protein — MLARRRRVYFAMMGTCIGLFVLAWAVVRLWSIPVAVGMCVVAMVIPPLAAMVANRRGPDDRWWDDPSGDPKSDEWWDELDGKKRRQ, encoded by the coding sequence ATGTTGGCGCGACGACGGCGTGTCTACTTCGCCATGATGGGCACGTGCATCGGTCTGTTCGTCCTGGCCTGGGCAGTGGTGCGGCTCTGGTCGATCCCGGTGGCCGTGGGGATGTGCGTGGTCGCCATGGTGATCCCCCCGCTCGCCGCGATGGTCGCCAACCGGCGCGGGCCCGACGACCGCTGGTGGGACGACCCCTCCGGCGACCCGAAGTCCGACGAATGGTGGGACGAGCTGGACGGGAAGAAGCGGCGGCAGTAG
- a CDS encoding VOC family protein — MSPSARLSTVVLDAHDAHELAAFYQRLLGYVVRAEEPHWVLIGPPPGTEGTSLAFETEPEYVPPVWPTRKPGDQQMMLHLDIEVDGGPDGLETETARALAEGARLAEYQPQDDVRVLYDPSGHPFCLWVETPS; from the coding sequence ATGTCCCCTTCCGCGAGGCTGTCCACCGTCGTCCTCGACGCCCACGACGCCCATGAGCTCGCCGCCTTCTACCAGCGCCTGCTCGGGTACGTGGTGCGCGCCGAGGAGCCGCACTGGGTGCTCATCGGCCCGCCGCCCGGCACCGAGGGCACGTCCCTCGCCTTCGAGACCGAACCCGAGTACGTCCCGCCGGTCTGGCCCACGCGCAAGCCCGGCGACCAGCAGATGATGCTGCACCTGGACATCGAGGTCGACGGCGGCCCGGACGGCCTGGAGACCGAGACCGCGCGGGCCCTGGCGGAAGGGGCGCGGCTCGCCGAGTACCAGCCGCAGGACGACGTACGGGTGCTCTACGACCCGTCCGGGCACCCTTTCTGCCTCTGGGTCGAGACGCCTAGCTGA
- a CDS encoding MoaD/ThiS family protein, whose product MPKVTVRYWAAAKAAAGIAEEPFDAATLAEALDAARERHPGELVRVLQRCSFLVDGDPVGTRGHETVRLADGGTVEVLPPFAGG is encoded by the coding sequence ATGCCAAAGGTCACGGTGCGCTACTGGGCCGCCGCGAAGGCCGCGGCCGGGATCGCCGAGGAGCCGTTCGACGCGGCCACGCTCGCCGAGGCGCTGGACGCGGCACGCGAGCGACACCCCGGCGAACTCGTGCGCGTCCTGCAGCGATGCTCGTTCCTCGTCGACGGTGACCCCGTGGGCACCCGCGGACATGAGACGGTACGGCTGGCCGACGGCGGCACGGTCGAGGTGCTCCCGCCGTTCGCAGGAGGGTGA
- a CDS encoding alpha/beta fold hydrolase yields MGIDPAGRVVRSTVSPHSETHRHAPIRTFLHTDDGVTIDSVYDPPSFVYDASRPSARDLVFVIAHGFTGDVDRPHVRRVVKAFTQYGGVVTFSFRGHGASGGRSTVGDREVLDLAAAVAWARGLGHARVVTVGFSMGGSVVLRHAALYRADGGPDGQGREGRTGAHADVVASVSAPARWYYRGTAPMRRLHWLVTRPAGRVVGRYGFRTRIHHREWDPVPLSPVEAVPGIAPTPLLIVHGDRDGYFPLDHPRMLAEASGGHAELWIEPMGHAEHAAGDELLARIGDWAVAAGG; encoded by the coding sequence ATGGGCATTGATCCGGCAGGTCGTGTGGTGCGTTCCACCGTAAGTCCGCACTCTGAGACACACAGACATGCACCTATACGGACGTTTCTGCACACCGACGACGGTGTGACGATCGATTCCGTATACGATCCGCCCTCCTTCGTATACGACGCCTCCCGGCCATCCGCGCGTGACCTGGTGTTCGTGATCGCGCACGGTTTCACCGGCGATGTGGATCGCCCACATGTTCGCCGGGTGGTGAAGGCGTTCACGCAGTACGGCGGCGTGGTCACGTTCTCCTTCCGCGGGCACGGAGCCTCCGGCGGACGCTCCACGGTCGGCGACCGCGAGGTGCTCGATCTGGCCGCCGCGGTGGCGTGGGCGCGTGGACTCGGCCACGCGCGCGTGGTGACCGTCGGCTTCTCCATGGGCGGTTCGGTGGTGTTGCGGCACGCGGCGCTGTACCGCGCGGACGGGGGTCCGGACGGACAGGGGCGCGAAGGGCGCACAGGCGCGCACGCGGACGTGGTGGCCTCGGTCAGTGCACCGGCTCGCTGGTACTACCGGGGCACGGCCCCTATGCGAAGACTCCACTGGCTGGTAACCCGTCCCGCGGGCCGCGTGGTGGGCCGCTACGGATTCCGCACCCGCATCCACCACCGCGAGTGGGATCCCGTGCCCCTCTCCCCGGTCGAGGCGGTACCGGGGATCGCCCCCACCCCCCTGCTGATCGTGCACGGCGACCGCGACGGCTACTTCCCGCTCGACCACCCGCGGATGCTCGCGGAGGCTTCCGGCGGCCACGCCGAGCTGTGGATCGAGCCCATGGGTCACGCCGAGCACGCGGCCGGCGACGAGCTGCTGGCCCGTATCGGGGACTGGGCTGTCGCAGCGGGCGGCTAG